The sequence ATAGATTTCCAGAATTCAACATTCAATACATACATCGTATTTTCTGATTTCGGATCTGCAAATATTTTACTGTAATACCATGCTCTTTGTCTCAGATTATTATCACTATTTGTTTTGTTCCATGTGTTACCTGCATCATTACTTACATATACTCCACCTTCTTTTTTCGCTTCAATAATTGCAATGTATTTATCGGGATTTGCAGGACTAATATTTATACCAATAATCCCCAGAGTTTCTTTTGGCAGGCCTGTGTTTTGAGTTATATCTTTCCATGTGTTTCCGGCATCTGTAGATTTCCAAATACCACTTCCAACACCACCACTTTCTAAACTATAAGGAGTTCGTTTTACATTCCAAAAAGTGGCGAGTAAAATATCGGGATTGGTAGGGTCTATAATTAATTCGCAAGCACCAACTGAATCATTGAGATATAAAATTTTCTCCCATGATTTCCCACCATTTTCTGTTTTATAAATTCCACGATCAACGGAATGAGAAAATATATTTCCCTGAGCTGCGCAGTAAACTGTATTCGGATCTTTCGGGTGTACCACTGTGCGGAAAATATGCTTTGTATTTTCAAGTCCAACATGTTGCCAAGTACGACCTGCATTTTCTGTCCGCCACATGCCATCTCCAGAAGAAACATTTCCTCTTATAGAATTTTCACCACCACCAACATATATAATTGTAGGATCACTTTTACTAATTGCTATTGAACCAATAGAGCCACCGAAATAGCCGTCTGAAATATTTTTCCAATTGCTACCGCCATCTGCAGATTTCCAAACACCACCACCGGTGGCGCCGAAATAAAACAATTGTTTATTTTCTAAGTCACCAACAACAGCGGCACTTCTTCCTCCACGCCAGGGACCAATTTCCCGAAATTGTAATTGAGCTAAAATTGATGTATCATATTCTAAAACCGATGCACTTGTATTTTTTTTCTGAGCAAAAGTTTGTAAACAAGAAAGCATAAAAACAAAAAGTATATATCTGCGCATATTGAATAATTATTATTTAAAGATGCAAAAATCCTGATATAACTTTTATTGACTATTAAAAATAAGTAGCCATGATTGCAAGAATCATTTTATTAAAAAACCATTGTTAACTTGTTTTTTAATCTTCTGAAGCAGGTAAAAAAAAATCACCTTCTGTAATTTCAAGAAGATGATTATTTTTTAATAAGGCGGAGAGAGAGGGATTCGAACCCCCGGACCCTTGCAGGTCAACGGTTTTCAAGACCGCCGCATTCGACCGCTCTGCCATCTCTCCGGGGTAAAGATAAAACAGCAGAAACACTAATTCAAATGTGTAATTGAAAATACTTTTTATAAGTAGTTAGATGTACTAATACTAAAGAAGTGAAATAAAAATATGCGTTGTTATTACTTCCTATCAATAAATGATTTTCCTATTTCTTTATTCATAATAATACTGTTGTTGATTTCAAATCCCAGAATTAAAACAAATGAGTTGAGATTCATCCAGATCATAAGCACAATCAAAGTACCAATGGAGCCGTACACTTCATTATATAATCCAAAATTATTTACAAAGGAACCAAAGCCTAATGAAGTAAGTACTGAAAATATAGAAGCGAAGGTGCCACCCGGTGTAAGGAATTTGTATCGGTATCTTTTGGTAGGTCCATAATAATATATTAAGGATATACCGGTGAAGAAAAGCAGCAGAATTACAATCCATTTAATTACACTCAGCAAAATTATTGAGAACACACTAAGGAATCCGATTTTATCTGCAAACCAAAACACCACTTTATCTCCCGCAATAATCAGTAAGATTGAAACTATAAATAAGAAAAATAAATAAAATGTTAATCTAAATGCAGCAAGTCTGCCACGCAACATTCCTCTTCTTCTATACATAGGATGCTCTTTATTAAATGCGAGCAACAATCCATTTACTCCATTAGTAGCAAAGAAAAATGCCAACAAAAATCCAAAAGATAATAACCCGCCTCTTTTTATGCTGACGATATCTGTGATGGTGGATTCCAGAAACTGAAAACCACTTTCGGGCAACACTTCATGTAAAGTATTTAGTAAATATCTATCCAGATCTTGTACGGGTATATATGGTATCAGCGTAAATAAAAATATGATTGAAGGAAATAATGCTAGCAGAAAGTTGAATGAAATTGCACCTGCTCTTACTGCTATTCTGTCTCTGCGAATTTCTTGAAAAAAAAACTCGCCAACATCCCAAATAGAAACTTTATAAAATCCCGGTAAACTGGAGCTCTGAAGAAAAAATTTTGCTTTCTGTCTCCATGCTTCTATTCTATCCCTATATTTTTCAGGTATGACAGGCATTGGCTAAAAATACTATTTAATCATTAAAGACTATTTACACTTTGCTGCATTTGCTTTACATAGATGTCCTCGGGATAGAACGCCAGCAGATATTTCAATTCATCCTTTGCTTTTTGCTTTTGTCGTGTTTTAATATACAAGTCAACAAGTGTAAGCCTTGCCTGCAAATAATCAGGATCTAATTGAATGGCATTTATCAATGCAAATTCCGCTTCCTGATACTTTCCGTTTTGCAAATACACTGCTCCCAAATTCATCCATGCTTTTTCATATTTCGGATTTTCATTGATAATAAATGCAAATACTTTTTGTGCATCAGAAAAGTTATTTACTCTAAAATATGCTGAACCCAATTTTAAATTAAAATCGAGATTATAAGGTAATACCTCTACTGCTTTTTTAAAATAAACAATTGCATTCGGAAAGTCCTTCATGGTAAAATAACTTTCACCGATTCTATAATATGTCCATGCATCCGGAATTTTCATGGCGTTCAATTTAGATGCATCTGCAATTATCTGTTTAAAATTTCCATTTAAATAATGATAATGAATACTTGCTTTATAATACGGTTCATCTTTTATTTTCACTTTTTGTAACCACATCCATGCGGAATCCAACATGATAGGTTGATGGGTAAATGCTTCAAAATATTTCAGATATCCTTTAGCCATTGTTACAGGTGAAGCATTAGAGTCTGTAAGTGCAATTAAGCGTACAAATTGCCCATCTTCTTTCATTGCATCCTTACCCGGAATTTGAATTTTATGATCTGAAATTGAAACATGCGGAATATCAATACTACCTGATTTCGGAATATGACAACCTGAACAATTATCTTGTTTTAAATTTCTTGCTGCAATAGTTTCTGTACAATCATTTCCATTATTATGACAACTTTGACAAGGCGCATTGAATTGCGCAACCGGTGTTTCTTTTACAGTGAGATGCGGGTTATGACAAGTGATGCATGATAGCTGTTGTGTTTCTATAAAACATTTACTCTGCAACATTCTATCTGCTTGTGATGCCATTAAAAATAAATCATTCTTACCATCATATTGCGGCAGAAAAATATTCCAGTGATCCCGAATATGATCGCCCGGTTTAAAATCAAAAAAACTTGCGCCATCATTCAATACATCCACACCTTGCAAATGACAACGGAAGCATAAATTATTTTGTAAGTCAACAGATAAATTTCCGGGATTTACTATTGTATAATCTATTCCATTTGCAGTATCCACTAAGATTACTTTACTAATGGTTGCCACATGTAAACTACCCGGACCATGACATCTTTCGCAATCAATTCCCTGTGGAATTTTTACATATTTATTTATTGAACCTACAACAGGTTGCGGCAATCCATTATGACAAGCAAGACATTCGCTTTCTATAATACGGGAGAATCTGGAATTAAATCCACCTTCCATTCCGGGTGCTAAATCCCATTGTTGTTTTTGCGTATAAAATGTAATTGGTGCCTGATATAAATATCCATTGATTAGCAACATGTGCGAATTCGTATGTTGACCGGAACCCACAATATAATTTATTCGCTCAATGCGCAGATGTACTGTATCTTTTTTTAATAAGCGATATTCCTTTACATACAATGAATCATTTTTCCAAAATGGTTTGTAATAAAAATTGCGAATGGAATCATACACCACATCATGTTCACCAAAACGAGCATCTGATTTAGTACGTGTAGCAATATCGAACGACATTCCCATTCCTGTATGAATATATGTTTCAAATTTATCTGCATGACATGTTCGACATGTTTCCATACCCACATATTGCACTGTATCATTTTGATTTAGATAAGGACTTTCTAAATTATCAGTGGTATTATTCTGAGTACAAAAAGTGAGCAGACTTAATAACGAAATGATAATGGCTATGATCAGGAAATTTCTCAATACTTGTTTATCTGAAGCGAAGTTACATACTGATACAATTATTATGTATCCAAAAATTTGTTTGCTGTATCAGCAGAAGGCATCATACAACTATCTCGACGGCCAAACCACTTATATCTAACGGATGCAATTAATTTATAAACTGCATTGCGAATAGGTGTCGGAATAACAATAAAAACATACCAGAGATTAGTAGGAAATCGCAACTGTTTTGCAATATATAATGCCGCAGTTGATTCCGTATAAAATGTATTGTTATAATACAATACTATGGAATCTGTTTTAGGAACAAACTGTTTTTGATGAAAGAATTTTTTGGTGAAATCAGATTGTAATGCGGCGAAGCGAAAATTATTTTTCTTATCTCTTTTCAATACATATTGCACTGATGCATTGCATAAATTACATACCCCATCAAAAAAAATAATTGCGGGTTCACTGTTCATTATTTATTTTTTTCCTGCCAGTCGAGAATGCCACCGGTTAGATTGCGCACATTAGAAAATCCTGCTTGAGTAAGAATCATTTTGGCAGAGGCACTACGACTACCGGAACGGCATAGCACAACAATTTCTTCTTCCATACGCTCATCAAAATCCCAAAACTTTTGCGGCAACAAACCAAGCGGAATATTTAATTCAGATATTGAAAATTCAGCAAACTCATGTGGCTCACGCACATCAATTATAAAAATAGATTCCTTGTTGTCTAGTCGTTGTTTCAATTCTTCTACTGTAATATCTGCTGACATTTTTCTCTTGTTTATTGTTTAATAAATTTTGTTATCCATGTAGTTCCACTAGATACATCAATTACTTTGAGCAAATACATTCCGGTTTGCAAATCAGTAATGGACAATATATTATTTTGTAATAGATTTCGAGAAATGAATTGCCCGGTGATAGAAAAAATTTCTGCCTCTGCACCTGCTGGAAGATTATTTAATATTCTAATATTATCGTGCGCAGGATTAGGTGCAATCTGTAATTCTTCCTTTGCACTTAATTGAGATATGCCGGTATATTTCGAATAATCTCCTCCCACTTGTGGACGAATCATAATTGCACCCGGTAAAACGGATTGTTCCCAGTTTCCACCTACATAAAA is a genomic window of Bacteroidota bacterium containing:
- a CDS encoding DUF393 domain-containing protein, producing MNSEPAIIFFDGVCNLCNASVQYVLKRDKKNNFRFAALQSDFTKKFFHQKQFVPKTDSIVLYYNNTFYTESTAALYIAKQLRFPTNLWYVFIVIPTPIRNAVYKLIASVRYKWFGRRDSCMMPSADTANKFLDT
- a CDS encoding YihY/virulence factor BrkB family protein, translating into MPVIPEKYRDRIEAWRQKAKFFLQSSSLPGFYKVSIWDVGEFFFQEIRRDRIAVRAGAISFNFLLALFPSIIFLFTLIPYIPVQDLDRYLLNTLHEVLPESGFQFLESTITDIVSIKRGGLLSFGFLLAFFFATNGVNGLLLAFNKEHPMYRRRGMLRGRLAAFRLTFYLFFLFIVSILLIIAGDKVVFWFADKIGFLSVFSIILLSVIKWIVILLLFFTGISLIYYYGPTKRYRYKFLTPGGTFASIFSVLTSLGFGSFVNNFGLYNEVYGSIGTLIVLMIWMNLNSFVLILGFEINNSIIMNKEIGKSFIDRK
- a CDS encoding rhodanese-like domain-containing protein; amino-acid sequence: MSADITVEELKQRLDNKESIFIIDVREPHEFAEFSISELNIPLGLLPQKFWDFDERMEEEIVVLCRSGSRSASAKMILTQAGFSNVRNLTGGILDWQEKNK
- a CDS encoding tetratricopeptide repeat protein, producing MRNFLIIAIIISLLSLLTFCTQNNTTDNLESPYLNQNDTVQYVGMETCRTCHADKFETYIHTGMGMSFDIATRTKSDARFGEHDVVYDSIRNFYYKPFWKNDSLYVKEYRLLKKDTVHLRIERINYIVGSGQHTNSHMLLINGYLYQAPITFYTQKQQWDLAPGMEGGFNSRFSRIIESECLACHNGLPQPVVGSINKYVKIPQGIDCERCHGPGSLHVATISKVILVDTANGIDYTIVNPGNLSVDLQNNLCFRCHLQGVDVLNDGASFFDFKPGDHIRDHWNIFLPQYDGKNDLFLMASQADRMLQSKCFIETQQLSCITCHNPHLTVKETPVAQFNAPCQSCHNNGNDCTETIAARNLKQDNCSGCHIPKSGSIDIPHVSISDHKIQIPGKDAMKEDGQFVRLIALTDSNASPVTMAKGYLKYFEAFTHQPIMLDSAWMWLQKVKIKDEPYYKASIHYHYLNGNFKQIIADASKLNAMKIPDAWTYYRIGESYFTMKDFPNAIVYFKKAVEVLPYNLDFNLKLGSAYFRVNNFSDAQKVFAFIINENPKYEKAWMNLGAVYLQNGKYQEAEFALINAIQLDPDYLQARLTLVDLYIKTRQKQKAKDELKYLLAFYPEDIYVKQMQQSVNSL